A genome region from Yoonia vestfoldensis includes the following:
- the ftsH gene encoding ATP-dependent zinc metalloprotease FtsH, whose amino-acid sequence MGNARNMVFWVVMFLMVLALFNLFSSPASTTGGDARSFSTFVEAVQSGRVTDAVIDGERVRYSEGGRNYTTIAPSDAEITNLLIGANVPFEARSQETSVFQSFLVSLLPFLLLIGVWIYFMNRMQGGGKGGAMGFGKSKAKLLTEKSGRVTFDDVAGIDEAKEELEEIVEFLRNPQKFSRLGGKIPKGALLVGPPGTGKTLLARAIAGEAGVPFFTISGSDFVEMFVGVGASRVRDMFEQAKKNAPCIVFIDEIDAVGRARGVGMGGGNDEREQTLNQLLVEMDGFEANEGVIIVAATNRRDVLDPALLRPGRFDRQVTVPNPDIKGREKILGVHARKVPLGPDVDLRIIARGSPGFSGADLANLVNEAALMAARVGRRFVTMIDFESAKDKVMMGAERRSMVMTAEQKEMTAYHEAGHAIVGISLPKCDPVYKATIIPRGGALGMVMSLPEMDRLNMFKDECHQRLAMTMAGKAAEIIKYGPDAVSNGPAGDIQQASQLARAMVLRWGMSDKIGNIDYAEAHEGYQGNTAGLSVSADTKVMIEEEVRRFIQDGYELAYKIITEKNEEFERLAQGLLEYETLTGDEIKRVMAGELPQASGDNGGTPPSAGSSVTAIPKTKPKKPPASGSGMEPEPSV is encoded by the coding sequence TTGGGTAACGCACGCAACATGGTCTTTTGGGTCGTCATGTTCTTGATGGTCCTGGCCTTATTCAACCTGTTCAGCAGCCCTGCCAGCACGACTGGCGGCGATGCGCGCAGCTTTTCTACCTTTGTCGAGGCCGTGCAATCCGGTCGCGTGACCGATGCCGTGATCGACGGCGAACGTGTCCGCTATTCCGAAGGCGGGCGGAACTATACCACCATCGCGCCATCGGATGCGGAAATCACCAATCTGCTGATCGGCGCCAATGTGCCCTTCGAGGCGCGCAGCCAGGAAACATCGGTATTCCAGTCCTTCCTTGTCAGCCTGTTGCCATTCTTGCTGCTGATCGGTGTCTGGATCTATTTCATGAACCGGATGCAGGGCGGCGGCAAAGGCGGGGCGATGGGCTTTGGCAAATCCAAGGCCAAGCTTTTGACCGAAAAATCGGGCCGCGTGACCTTTGACGATGTCGCGGGCATCGACGAGGCCAAGGAAGAGCTGGAAGAGATCGTCGAATTCCTGCGCAACCCGCAGAAATTCAGCCGCCTGGGTGGCAAGATCCCCAAAGGTGCCTTGCTTGTCGGCCCTCCGGGCACCGGTAAGACGCTGCTGGCGCGCGCCATCGCGGGCGAGGCGGGTGTGCCTTTCTTCACCATCTCCGGTTCTGATTTCGTGGAAATGTTCGTCGGTGTCGGTGCATCGCGTGTGCGCGACATGTTCGAGCAGGCCAAGAAAAACGCGCCCTGCATCGTGTTCATCGACGAGATTGACGCTGTAGGCCGTGCCCGCGGTGTCGGCATGGGCGGTGGGAATGACGAACGCGAACAGACGCTGAACCAGCTGCTGGTCGAAATGGACGGGTTCGAGGCCAATGAAGGTGTCATCATCGTCGCCGCCACCAACCGGCGCGACGTGCTGGACCCTGCGCTGCTGCGCCCCGGCCGTTTTGACCGTCAGGTCACCGTGCCGAACCCCGATATCAAGGGCCGCGAAAAGATTTTGGGCGTGCATGCGCGCAAGGTCCCGCTGGGTCCCGATGTCGATCTGCGGATCATCGCACGCGGCTCGCCCGGGTTTTCGGGGGCCGATCTGGCCAACCTTGTGAACGAGGCCGCCTTGATGGCCGCGCGCGTGGGGCGCCGCTTTGTCACGATGATCGATTTCGAATCGGCCAAGGACAAGGTGATGATGGGGGCCGAGCGCCGGTCCATGGTCATGACCGCCGAACAAAAGGAAATGACCGCCTATCACGAGGCGGGCCATGCGATCGTCGGAATCTCGCTGCCGAAATGTGATCCGGTCTATAAAGCGACGATCATTCCGCGCGGCGGTGCGCTGGGCATGGTGATGAGCTTGCCGGAAATGGACCGTCTGAACATGTTCAAGGATGAATGCCACCAGCGTCTGGCGATGACGATGGCGGGCAAGGCTGCCGAGATCATCAAATACGGACCCGATGCTGTCAGCAACGGCCCTGCCGGTGATATCCAGCAAGCCAGCCAGCTGGCCCGCGCCATGGTGCTGCGCTGGGGCATGTCCGACAAGATCGGCAATATCGATTATGCCGAGGCGCATGAAGGCTATCAGGGCAATACCGCCGGTCTGTCGGTATCGGCCGATACCAAGGTCATGATCGAGGAAGAGGTGCGCCGCTTCATTCAGGACGGCTATGAGCTTGCCTATAAGATCATCACCGAAAAGAACGAAGAGTTCGAGCGTCTGGCCCAGGGTCTGTTGGAATATGAAACCCTGACCGGCGACGAGA